From a single Thermothielavioides terrestris NRRL 8126 chromosome 1, complete sequence genomic region:
- a CDS encoding glycoside hydrolase family 16 protein (CAZy_ID 269781): protein MSAEPSSRSLALVIAAASLVAVARGAYPLTTDSNCNCYKTNLTTSNYFSHHQFFDFRSLWQYVNVPQPIDSFEGNAQAQPPSPYFTNPAFADAWDIQNWNNTALMALNDSTISDATVKMVNSPNNIYIEQDNGATHLTLRTVRHATFQSAAEIESQSQGFQFLSVRMRARTTGAKGAVTAMFTYRPPPTPLNTQLVQEADLEIRTEDPPMYVQYTNQPSWNSTGDIPAATRNVTLPDGWRWSDWAEYRMDWTPGSSTWYVNGRLVSQITFQAPRDPSQVIFNSWSDGGSWSGPMQVGSQAYLQIQWIEMVYNSTDPGAGRTGGCRNICTIDETTKLGTPALLTGGSFPSQPGNPGNAGPAGCVSAKYGQCAGKNWNGCRNCAAGSTCRYQNDYYSQCL from the exons ATGTCAGCGGAACCGTCCTCGCGAAGTCTTGCTCTCGTGATCGCCGCGGCTTCGTTGGTCGCGGTGGCTCGAGGAGCCTACCCCCTGACGACGGACTCGAACTGCAACTGCTACAAGACGAACTTGACGACGTCCAATTACTTCTCGCACCACCAGTTCTTCGACTTCCGGTCCCTCTGGCAGTATGTCAACGTCCCGCAACCGATCGACAGTTTCGAGGGCAACGCCcaggcgcagccgccgagCCCCTACTTCACCAACCCGGCATTTGCCGACGCTTGGGACATCCAGAACTGGAACAACACGGCGCTGATGGCGCTCAACGACAGCACCATCAGCGACGCCACCGTGAAGATGGTCAACAGCCCCAACAACATCTACATCGAGCAGGACAACGGGGCAACGCACCTCACGCTGCGCACCGTGCGCCACGCGACGTTCCagtcggcggccgagatcgagTCGCAGAGCCAGGGGTTCCAGTTCCTGTCGGTGCGCATGCGCGCGCGCACCACGGGCGCCAAGGGGGCCGTGACGGCCATGTTCACGtaccgcccgccgccgacgccgctcAACACGCAGCTGGTGCAGGAGGCCGACCTCGAGATCCGCACGGAGGACCCGCCCATGTACGTGCAGTACACCAACCAGCCGTCGTGGAACAGCACGGGCGACATCCCGGCCGCCACGCGGAACGTGACGCTGCCTGACGGCTGGCGGTGGAGCGACTGGGCCGAGTACCGCATGGACTGGacgcccggcagcagcacttGGTACGTCAACGGGCGGCTTGTCAGCCAGATCACCTTCCAGGCGCCGCGCGACCCGTCGCAGGTCATCTTCAACTCGTGGAGCGACGGCGGCTCGTGGTCGGGGCCCATGCAGGTCGGCTCCCAGGCCTACTTGCAGATCCAGTGGATCGAGATGGTGTACAACAGCACCGATCCCGGCGCCGGGAGGACGGGCGGCTGCAGGAACATCTGCACCATTGATGAGACCACCAAGCTCGGGACGCCGGCGCTCCTGACGGGAG GATCATTTCCCTCACAGCCGGGCAACCCCGGCAACGCCGGTCCGGCCGGGTGCGTGTCGGCCAAGTACGGGCAGTGCGCAGGGAAGAACTGGAACGGCTGCCGGAACTGCGCCGCCGGGTCGACGTGCCGCTACCAGAACGACTATTACTCTCAATGCCTCTGA